One region of Clostridiales bacterium genomic DNA includes:
- a CDS encoding bifunctional 5,10-methylenetetrahydrofolate dehydrogenase/5,10-methenyltetrahydrofolate cyclohydrolase — protein sequence MPNTLTGTEAAAAIYAQVRARAARLTEPPCLAAVSVGAQPDDLAYLRSIALSAVGCGVTVRPVPLPADCAPETLTDTLRALSADDGVHGVLLLRPLPAALRAQEILDALDARKDVDGMTTWSLGALVTGAAGFAPCTAEACMTLLRAHGIDPAGKRVTVVGRSLVIGRPAALLLTRADATVTLCHRKTPDLAARCRAADILLAAAGAPGLITPECVRPGQIVLDAGATALPDGTLRGDVTPAAAAIAACTPVPGGIGSVTTALLLRHTVQAAEKSHHF from the coding sequence ATGCCGAACACCCTGACCGGAACGGAGGCCGCCGCGGCGATCTATGCGCAGGTGCGAGCGCGCGCGGCGCGGCTCACAGAGCCACCCTGCCTCGCGGCCGTGTCCGTCGGCGCGCAGCCGGACGACCTGGCCTATCTGCGCAGCATCGCACTCTCGGCGGTCGGCTGCGGCGTCACCGTGCGCCCCGTGCCCCTGCCGGCGGACTGCGCGCCCGAAACACTGACGGACACCCTGCGCGCCCTGAGCGCGGACGACGGCGTGCACGGCGTGCTGCTGCTGCGGCCGCTGCCGGCGGCGCTGCGCGCGCAGGAAATCCTCGACGCGCTCGACGCGCGCAAGGACGTGGACGGCATGACGACATGGTCGCTCGGCGCGCTCGTGACCGGGGCGGCGGGCTTCGCCCCCTGCACGGCCGAGGCGTGCATGACTCTTCTGCGCGCGCACGGCATCGACCCCGCGGGCAAGCGCGTGACCGTCGTGGGCCGGAGTCTCGTGATCGGCCGGCCGGCCGCGCTGCTGCTCACGCGCGCGGACGCGACCGTGACGCTCTGCCACCGGAAAACGCCCGACCTCGCCGCCCGCTGCCGGGCCGCCGACATTCTGCTGGCCGCGGCGGGCGCGCCGGGGCTCATCACGCCGGAGTGCGTGCGCCCGGGGCAGATCGTGCTCGACGCGGGCGCGACCGCGCTGCCGGACGGCACGCTGCGCGGCGACGTGACGCCCGCGGCCGCCGCCATCGCCGCCTGCACGCCCGTGCCCGGCGGCATCGGCAGCGTGACGACCGCGCTGCTGCTGCGGCACACTGTGCAGGCTGCCGAAAAATCCCACCATTTTTAA